One segment of Acidobacteriota bacterium DNA contains the following:
- a CDS encoding NUDIX hydrolase, protein MKGKKKKTGAGRRHRAPKVRREHSAGGLVVRAGEILLISLQDGKRWQLPKGHIEKGETLEQTALREVQEETGVTGQVVAPLPYIEYRFPHRRKEIHKRVDYFLLEYIEGSTDDYDPEEVSGAAWFPWDEGIALLSFDNEREVAIAGRDRWRQRSEEALASAAAPDASPRNP, encoded by the coding sequence ATGAAGGGCAAGAAGAAAAAAACAGGCGCGGGCCGCCGGCACCGTGCTCCGAAGGTTCGCCGTGAACATTCCGCCGGCGGCCTGGTGGTCCGAGCTGGGGAGATCTTGCTGATCTCGCTGCAGGATGGCAAGCGCTGGCAGCTTCCCAAGGGCCACATCGAGAAAGGCGAAACCCTCGAACAGACGGCCCTGCGGGAAGTGCAGGAGGAAACCGGCGTCACCGGCCAGGTGGTGGCGCCGCTGCCCTACATCGAGTACCGCTTCCCGCACCGCCGCAAGGAAATCCACAAACGGGTGGATTACTTCCTCTTGGAGTACATCGAAGGCTCGACGGACGACTACGATCCGGAGGAGGTCTCCGGCGCCGCTTGGTTCCCCTGGGACGAAGGCATTGCTCTCTTGTCCTTCGACAACGAACGGGAAGTCGCCATTGCCGGCCGGGACCGCTGGCGACAACGGTCTGAAGAGGCCCTGGCATCGGCCGCCGCTCCGGACGCCTCGCCCCGCAATCCATGA
- a CDS encoding c-type cytochrome: MNSIPRRTIVKLSLGSLLLSLLIASTGCDLLPQRSEGEKLWRSLCAECHGIDGSGNRPRYMGKVYADLLDDTWRTGGDRIAVESVIREGVFGEMPAFDQLTREEMRVLLGYLDELRSAAR; the protein is encoded by the coding sequence ATGAATTCGATACCGCGCCGAACGATCGTCAAACTGAGTCTCGGATCCCTGCTGCTCTCGCTCCTCATCGCGTCCACCGGATGCGATCTCTTGCCGCAGCGCTCCGAGGGCGAAAAACTGTGGCGTAGCCTGTGCGCCGAATGTCACGGCATCGATGGTTCCGGCAACCGACCGCGCTACATGGGCAAGGTCTACGCCGACCTGCTCGACGACACCTGGCGCACCGGCGGGGATCGCATCGCCGTCGAATCGGTCATCCGTGAAGGAGTGTTCGGGGAGATGCCGGCCTTCGACCAGTTGACCCGCGAGGAGATGCGCGTCCTCCTCGGCTACCTGGACGAACTGCGCTCCGCGGCCCGATGA
- a CDS encoding SDR family NAD(P)-dependent oxidoreductase, producing MSRKTTAIVTGASSGIGAATARSLAAAGFRVVVGARRLDRLEALAGEIGGTAHRLDVTDPESVEFLCRTQPEVGLLVNNAGGAWGLEPVAEALDERWEWMYKTNVLGTLRMTRALLPKLVASGNGQVINIGSTAGIEVYPGGAGYTAAKHALRALTGTLRLELLGQPVRVTAVNPGLVETEFSQVRFDGDEARAAAVYQGMTPLLAEDIADCVTWAATRPPHVNIDEIVVRPRDQATSTRVHRRSTAEDSR from the coding sequence ATGAGCCGAAAAACCACCGCCATCGTCACCGGTGCCAGTTCCGGCATCGGCGCCGCCACCGCCCGCTCGCTGGCGGCGGCCGGTTTTCGGGTGGTGGTCGGAGCCCGCCGGCTGGACCGGCTGGAGGCCCTCGCCGGCGAGATCGGCGGCACCGCCCACCGCCTGGACGTGACCGACCCGGAGAGCGTCGAATTCCTCTGCCGGACACAGCCGGAAGTCGGCCTGCTGGTCAACAACGCCGGCGGCGCCTGGGGCCTCGAGCCGGTGGCCGAAGCCCTCGACGAACGCTGGGAGTGGATGTACAAAACCAACGTCCTGGGCACCTTGCGGATGACCCGCGCGCTGCTGCCGAAATTGGTGGCCTCCGGCAACGGTCAGGTGATCAACATCGGATCCACCGCCGGCATCGAGGTCTACCCCGGTGGCGCCGGCTACACCGCCGCCAAGCATGCTCTCCGCGCCCTTACGGGCACACTGCGCCTGGAGCTGTTGGGGCAGCCGGTGAGGGTGACAGCGGTCAACCCGGGGCTGGTGGAAACGGAATTCTCCCAGGTGCGCTTCGACGGCGACGAGGCGCGCGCCGCCGCCGTCTACCAAGGGATGACTCCGCTCTTGGCCGAAGACATCGCCGACTGCGTGACCTGGGCCGCGACCCGACCGCCGCACGTCAACATCGACGAGATCGTGGTGCGCCCGCGGGACCAAGCGACATCGACCCGGGTGCATCGGCGCTCGACGGCCGAGGACTCGCGATGA
- a CDS encoding cytochrome c — protein MRRGVAMGIATLALLAGLASCAPDPADRSPERLYERYCARCHGAEGEGNPRLEKPNLDLRISTLLAESRDGERAEVTRRIAQGHESMPAFEKRLSPEEIDQLIDYLFRFQPAADPP, from the coding sequence GTGAGGCGAGGCGTTGCGATGGGGATCGCCACTCTCGCCCTGCTCGCCGGGCTCGCGTCCTGCGCGCCGGATCCGGCAGACCGCAGTCCGGAGCGACTCTATGAACGCTACTGCGCCCGCTGCCACGGCGCCGAGGGGGAAGGCAATCCGCGACTGGAAAAGCCCAATCTCGATCTGCGAATATCCACGCTCCTGGCCGAATCCCGCGACGGCGAACGCGCCGAGGTGACCCGCCGAATCGCCCAGGGCCACGAGTCCATGCCGGCCTTCGAGAAACGGTTGAGCCCCGAAGAGATCGACCAACTCATCGACTACCTGTTTCGCTTTCAACCGGCAGCAGATCCCCCTTAA
- a CDS encoding fumarylacetoacetate hydrolase family protein produces the protein MLLYRIAPEGFFAAGESPDRLRVLFSSPFEVPVASWEFGRPLSAGDVVPLAPVVPSKILGFGRTYRAHAEELGNSVPEEPLLFLKAPSSLIGPRSPVVLPPESERVEYEGEVALVIRRRISRVSPEDALASVLGVTCGCDVTARDLQRRDAVAFARGKSFDTFCPLGPAIQVRPDYEGIEVVTRLNGAERQRGRSAQLVWPLAELVSFASHMMTLEPGDVLLTGTPEGVGPLADGDRLEVEVSGVGVLAVPVEKLAS, from the coding sequence GTGTTGCTCTACCGCATCGCGCCGGAGGGTTTCTTCGCCGCCGGCGAAAGCCCCGATCGTCTGCGGGTGCTTTTCTCCAGCCCGTTCGAGGTTCCCGTTGCGAGCTGGGAGTTTGGCCGGCCCCTGTCGGCAGGCGATGTCGTTCCCCTGGCACCGGTGGTGCCGTCGAAGATTCTCGGCTTCGGTCGGACCTACCGCGCCCACGCCGAGGAGCTGGGGAACTCCGTGCCGGAAGAGCCTCTGTTGTTCCTGAAGGCTCCGTCTTCATTGATCGGTCCTCGCTCGCCGGTGGTGCTGCCGCCGGAGAGTGAGCGCGTCGAGTACGAGGGAGAGGTGGCGCTGGTGATCCGCCGCCGCATCTCTCGAGTATCGCCGGAAGACGCCCTGGCGTCGGTGTTGGGAGTCACCTGCGGTTGCGACGTGACCGCCCGCGACCTGCAGCGGCGCGATGCGGTGGCCTTCGCCCGCGGCAAATCCTTCGATACCTTCTGCCCGCTGGGTCCGGCGATCCAGGTGCGACCGGACTACGAGGGGATCGAAGTCGTCACCCGGCTGAACGGAGCGGAGCGCCAGCGCGGCCGCTCCGCGCAGTTGGTTTGGCCGCTGGCGGAGCTGGTGTCCTTTGCGTCGCACATGATGACCCTGGAGCCGGGAGACGTTCTGCTCACCGGTACGCCGGAAGGGGTCGGCCCGCTGGCCGACGGCGACCGGTTGGAGGTGGAGGTCTCCGGCGTCGGGGTACTGGCGGTGCCGGTGGAGAAACTCGCGTCGTGA
- the lon gene encoding endopeptidase La has product MSESMTLPVLPLRDAVMFPGVTVPVAVGRPGTLKAIEAAIKSNDKLLFAVAQRQNLQEVGAEGLYTIGTVARIVQLQRGLNGSQLLVRGEQRGIALRIAEHDEYLQAIVRPAEEMVPLDTDDPAFQALYRESRDRAAELGRRSGLPEEVIDQVMETVDDPGRLADLVASYAEMPTADRQMLLETLSVEERLRRVLVQVQRQIGVLDAQDSIKSKVQEELGDRQREMYLREQLKAIQDELNEDDGTSDLDELKEKLDALELKDEVRKEIDREWARLSRIGREGMESQVIRTYLETIAELPWNERTPEHLDIPEAQAILDEDHYGLDDVKDRVLEFLSVRALHGQRAEEEAAATEESAAAEGAGEEARLDSLDEAESPKASEAQNDNRSPILLFVGPPGVGKTSIAKSIARAMGREYVRIALGGVRDEADIRGHRRTYVGAMPGRVIQGLKQAKTRNPVFLLDEVDKLGASFQGNPASALLEVLDPAQNDTFTDHYLGVPFDLSEVLFISTANFIQNIPAPLLDRMEVVDFTGYTEAEKLEIARRYLLPRQLSQNALTDEQMSVTDEALGTLISGYTREAGVRQLERELGRLGRKVARRIAAQEVDGGVEIDAEDVGELLGRPKVHPEEAAREDQVGIATGMYYTPVGGDIMFVEAETMEGKGELVLTGQLGDVMKESARAAWSFARSHADLLQIDPEAFKVDVHLHVPAGAIPKDGPSAGITMSTALVSRLSGRPVRHDVAMTGEVTLSGRVLPIGGVKEKVLGAVRAGITTVMLPKANERDLEDLPDDVRERIEIHPVEDLGEALAIALRGAAYENGRLLFPESLTGGDGLERSLSH; this is encoded by the coding sequence ATGTCCGAAAGTATGACCCTACCGGTGTTGCCGCTGCGCGACGCCGTGATGTTTCCCGGGGTGACCGTGCCCGTGGCCGTGGGGCGCCCCGGCACTCTGAAGGCGATCGAGGCGGCGATCAAGAGCAACGACAAGCTCCTCTTCGCCGTGGCCCAGCGCCAGAACTTGCAGGAGGTGGGGGCCGAGGGTCTTTACACCATCGGTACGGTGGCTCGTATCGTCCAGCTCCAGCGCGGATTGAACGGCTCCCAGCTGCTGGTGCGCGGCGAGCAGCGCGGCATCGCCCTGCGCATCGCCGAGCACGACGAGTACCTGCAGGCCATCGTGCGGCCGGCCGAAGAGATGGTGCCCCTCGACACGGACGATCCCGCATTCCAGGCGCTTTACCGCGAGAGCCGCGACCGCGCCGCGGAACTGGGTCGGCGATCCGGCCTGCCGGAAGAGGTCATCGATCAGGTGATGGAGACCGTGGACGATCCCGGCCGCTTGGCGGACCTGGTGGCCTCTTATGCCGAGATGCCGACGGCGGATCGCCAGATGCTCTTGGAAACGCTGTCCGTCGAAGAGCGGCTGCGGCGGGTGCTGGTGCAGGTGCAGCGGCAGATCGGTGTGCTGGACGCGCAGGACAGCATCAAGTCCAAAGTGCAGGAAGAACTCGGCGACCGGCAGCGCGAGATGTACCTGCGCGAGCAGCTCAAGGCGATCCAGGACGAGCTGAACGAGGACGACGGTACCTCCGACCTCGACGAACTCAAAGAGAAGCTCGACGCTCTGGAGTTGAAGGACGAAGTGCGCAAGGAGATCGACCGCGAGTGGGCCCGCCTGTCGCGCATCGGCCGCGAGGGCATGGAGTCCCAGGTCATCCGCACCTACCTCGAAACCATCGCCGAGCTGCCGTGGAACGAGCGCACGCCGGAACACCTGGACATTCCCGAGGCGCAGGCGATTCTCGACGAGGATCACTACGGCCTGGACGACGTCAAGGATCGAGTGCTGGAGTTTCTCTCGGTGCGCGCGCTCCACGGTCAGCGGGCCGAAGAGGAAGCCGCCGCCACCGAGGAATCTGCCGCCGCCGAAGGCGCCGGGGAAGAGGCCCGGCTGGATTCCCTGGACGAGGCGGAGTCGCCGAAGGCCTCGGAGGCCCAGAACGACAACCGCAGCCCGATTCTGCTGTTCGTCGGTCCGCCGGGCGTCGGCAAGACTTCCATCGCCAAGTCCATCGCCCGAGCGATGGGCCGCGAGTACGTGCGCATCGCCCTCGGCGGCGTGCGCGATGAGGCAGATATCCGCGGTCACCGGCGCACCTACGTGGGCGCCATGCCCGGGCGGGTGATCCAGGGGTTGAAGCAGGCCAAGACCCGCAATCCGGTGTTTCTGCTGGACGAGGTCGACAAGCTGGGGGCCTCTTTCCAGGGTAACCCGGCCAGCGCCTTGCTGGAAGTCCTCGATCCGGCCCAGAACGACACCTTCACGGACCACTATCTAGGAGTGCCCTTCGATCTGTCGGAGGTGCTCTTCATCAGCACCGCCAACTTCATCCAAAACATCCCGGCGCCGCTGTTGGACCGCATGGAAGTGGTCGACTTCACCGGCTACACGGAGGCCGAGAAGCTGGAGATCGCGCGGCGCTATCTGCTGCCGCGGCAGCTCTCCCAGAACGCCCTGACGGACGAGCAGATGTCCGTGACGGACGAAGCCTTGGGCACCCTCATCTCCGGCTACACCCGCGAGGCGGGCGTGCGGCAGCTCGAGCGGGAGCTGGGGCGCCTGGGCCGCAAGGTGGCCCGGCGCATCGCGGCGCAGGAGGTGGATGGCGGCGTCGAGATCGACGCCGAGGATGTCGGCGAACTCCTCGGCCGGCCGAAGGTGCATCCGGAGGAGGCGGCCCGGGAGGATCAGGTGGGCATTGCCACCGGCATGTACTACACCCCCGTCGGCGGCGACATCATGTTCGTCGAGGCGGAGACCATGGAGGGCAAGGGCGAACTGGTCCTGACCGGTCAGCTCGGCGACGTGATGAAGGAGTCGGCGCGGGCCGCCTGGTCCTTCGCCCGCTCCCACGCCGACCTGCTGCAGATCGATCCGGAGGCCTTCAAAGTCGACGTCCACCTGCACGTACCTGCCGGGGCGATCCCCAAGGACGGTCCGTCGGCGGGCATCACCATGTCAACGGCCCTGGTCTCGCGCCTCTCCGGCCGTCCGGTGCGCCACGATGTGGCGATGACCGGCGAGGTCACCCTCTCCGGCCGGGTGTTGCCGATCGGTGGCGTCAAGGAGAAGGTTCTCGGCGCGGTGCGTGCCGGCATCACCACGGTGATGCTGCCGAAGGCCAACGAGCGGGATCTCGAAGACCTGCCGGACGACGTGCGGGAGCGCATCGAGATCCACCCGGTGGAGGATCTCGGTGAGGCCCTGGCGATCGCCCTACGCGGCGCCGCCTATGAAAACGGTCGGCTGCTCTTCCCGGAATCTCTGACCGGTGGCGATGGCTTGGAGCGCAGCCTGTCGCATTGA
- a CDS encoding ABC transporter permease subunit encodes MKADLAFLKLELRRHLNLVLVIALVMLSLPLIHRWSTGRWDYWSGDWPALVTALALGLVIPLAGLAIGLGAWADERSSGTLGWLYSRPLMGLRLFVLRVCAALLLLLSMVLIVVAFNDQSISDLRLLHQDLELPWSQGSVLGVLGVFGAPLPLAIGFFASALASDRNRALLIALGIALILGIVAPLFVWSQGTMAVLLIAGQGLLQTMNFYFLGGGCLVALVAAGWAVRRAPADRSRIMRGLKVFVPGAILLLIGLAGFARVPYGVTSDKPQAVFDLEGDRSLALVTARGLQGHFLHPVLEGGGGSERRLFVTWRDVFPAPDGRGAVLQTADFQQGRVFLSAEGDLTELRLEGLPSARFSPIGWSPDSERFAWWVREGKYWTGLALFEGDGRLRWVPHSQPLPKGYGAHWLDSRSFAVMEIPSRGTVIDHSTENQYRWRVIDLAGKTGLGPTSTLHRGFLYPIFPDWEHSLGLGFGRLADRQVLVGDRWLFRRSVRDVRELALLDPISGEVERWAEERLGLGYGPSGQAVWLENGAVLRSANDGVATEALCSYAFEASFVAFGGVRDDWLVFAHRGSEQEVELFACHAKSGETRTWRRPLVPIRGPWHGFGAARTNPSLPLAPVEPTPEVEAVE; translated from the coding sequence ATGAAAGCTGACCTTGCCTTTCTGAAGCTGGAGCTGCGGCGGCATTTGAACCTGGTGCTGGTGATCGCCCTCGTCATGCTGAGCCTTCCCCTGATCCATCGCTGGTCGACCGGCCGATGGGATTACTGGTCCGGTGACTGGCCTGCTCTCGTGACGGCCCTTGCTTTGGGTTTGGTGATCCCCCTGGCTGGCCTCGCCATCGGGCTCGGCGCATGGGCCGACGAGCGTTCGTCCGGCACCCTCGGCTGGCTGTACTCCAGGCCGCTCATGGGCCTCCGCCTGTTTGTGTTGCGGGTTTGTGCGGCTCTGCTCTTGCTCCTCTCGATGGTGCTGATCGTGGTGGCTTTCAACGACCAGTCGATCTCCGATCTGAGGTTGCTGCACCAAGATCTGGAGCTTCCCTGGAGTCAGGGCTCAGTCTTGGGAGTCCTGGGAGTCTTCGGTGCCCCCCTGCCCCTGGCGATCGGTTTTTTTGCCTCGGCACTGGCCTCGGATCGTAATCGGGCCCTGCTGATCGCGCTCGGAATTGCCCTGATCCTTGGGATCGTGGCGCCGCTGTTCGTGTGGTCTCAGGGCACCATGGCGGTGTTGCTGATTGCCGGTCAGGGTCTGCTGCAAACCATGAACTTCTATTTCCTGGGGGGCGGATGTTTAGTTGCCCTGGTGGCGGCAGGTTGGGCCGTTCGGCGGGCGCCGGCGGACCGCAGCCGGATCATGAGAGGCCTGAAGGTCTTCGTTCCGGGAGCGATTCTCTTGCTCATCGGGCTCGCTGGATTCGCTCGCGTGCCCTACGGGGTGACATCGGACAAGCCGCAGGCAGTCTTCGATCTGGAGGGCGACCGCTCTCTCGCACTGGTGACGGCTCGAGGCCTTCAGGGGCATTTTCTTCATCCGGTCTTGGAGGGGGGTGGCGGAAGCGAGCGCCGCCTGTTCGTCACCTGGCGGGATGTCTTCCCGGCGCCGGACGGCCGGGGAGCGGTTCTGCAGACCGCGGATTTTCAGCAAGGGCGAGTCTTCTTGTCGGCGGAAGGCGACCTGACGGAGCTGCGGTTGGAGGGGCTGCCGTCGGCCAGGTTTTCTCCCATCGGATGGTCCCCAGACAGCGAGCGGTTCGCCTGGTGGGTGCGCGAGGGCAAGTACTGGACGGGCCTGGCGCTTTTCGAAGGGGACGGCAGGTTGCGTTGGGTGCCGCACTCTCAGCCGCTGCCCAAGGGCTACGGCGCGCACTGGCTCGACTCCCGGAGCTTCGCCGTCATGGAGATCCCTTCCCGCGGAACGGTCATCGATCATTCAACCGAGAATCAGTATCGCTGGCGGGTGATCGATCTCGCAGGCAAGACCGGTCTCGGGCCGACTTCTACCCTCCATCGTGGCTTTCTCTATCCCATCTTTCCGGACTGGGAGCATTCCCTTGGCCTCGGGTTCGGCCGGCTGGCAGATCGGCAGGTGCTGGTCGGAGATCGATGGTTGTTCCGCCGTTCGGTCCGCGACGTTCGTGAACTGGCCTTGCTGGATCCGATCTCCGGAGAGGTCGAGCGGTGGGCGGAAGAGAGGCTAGGCCTCGGCTACGGCCCGTCGGGGCAGGCGGTCTGGCTGGAGAACGGCGCGGTCCTGCGAAGCGCGAACGACGGAGTCGCCACGGAGGCTCTGTGCTCCTACGCCTTCGAGGCGTCGTTCGTCGCCTTCGGCGGAGTGAGAGACGACTGGCTGGTCTTCGCGCACCGCGGATCGGAGCAGGAAGTGGAGCTGTTCGCCTGCCACGCGAAGAGCGGAGAAACGCGCACCTGGCGGCGCCCCTTGGTGCCGATCCGCGGCCCGTGGCACGGTTTCGGCGCGGCCCGGACCAATCCTTCGCTGCCGCTGGCCCCAGTCGAACCGACGCCTGAGGTGGAGGCTGTAGAGTGA
- the acnA gene encoding aconitate hydratase AcnA, whose protein sequence is MPDPTSPNTFGTHGHFEVGGNRFRIARLPALEDRGHSMARLPYALKILLENLLRREDGGAVTIDDIKALIAWQPNARPATEIAFMPARVLLQDFTGVPAVVDLAAMRDAMGDLGGDPTLINPMQPVELVIDHSVQVDAYGREAALLINSEKEYERNRERYAFLRWGQQAFDNFKVVPPETGIVHQVNLEYLARGVMVDAGDDHPFAYPDTLVGTDSHTTMINGLGILGWGVGGIEAEAAMLGQPISMLIPQVVGFRMTGELPEGATATDLVLTVTEQLRAKGVVGKFVEFFGPGLSQLPLADRATISNMSPEYGATCGLFPVDDVAIEYMRFTGRPQEVVERTEVYFKEQGMFHTPDSPEAEYTDTLELDLSTVEPSMAGPKRPQDRIFLGAVKNSFLDGLDDLRGGSKGQSKGKAGRLNVVDGAGGGTAVAVAAPKVLADGAVQVTRGDETFTITDGSVVIAAITSCTNTSNPSVMVAAGLVAKKAIELGLEVKPWVKTSLAPGSKVVTRYLEEAGLMDYLEGLRFHLVGYGCTTCIGNSGPLDPEISEGIHAGGLVCASVLSGNRNFEGRISQDVRANYLASPPLVVAYALAGRIDIDLYNEPLGTDRNGEDVFLKDLWPSQEDIRITVGAALQAEMFKDEYASVFDGDERWRSLPVPDGETYAWAEDSTYVKQPPYFDGMGTEPDALPEIRGARVLALLGDSITTDHISPAGAIKADSPAGKYLQEHGVAPKDFNSYGSRRGNHEVMMRGTFANIRLRNQLTPEIEGGWTLYLPDGEPMTIFDAAMKYRAEGTQQIVLAGREYGTGSSRDWAAKGPNLLGVQAVIAVSYERIHRSNLVGMGLAPLEFLPGDSPDSLGLNGHELYDIEGLAEGVESNFAGGREVTVTARPEEGEAIEFKAKVRLDTPQEIQYFRHGGILHYVLRQLRG, encoded by the coding sequence ATGCCGGACCCCACCTCCCCGAACACCTTTGGTACCCACGGCCACTTCGAGGTCGGCGGCAATCGGTTCCGCATCGCGCGGCTACCGGCCCTGGAAGATCGTGGACATTCGATGGCGCGCCTGCCCTACGCCCTCAAGATCCTGCTCGAAAACCTGCTGCGGCGGGAGGATGGGGGCGCCGTCACCATCGACGACATCAAGGCTCTGATCGCCTGGCAGCCGAACGCCAGGCCGGCCACGGAGATTGCCTTCATGCCGGCGCGGGTTCTGCTCCAGGACTTCACCGGCGTGCCGGCGGTGGTCGATCTCGCCGCCATGCGCGACGCGATGGGTGATCTGGGAGGAGATCCCACCCTGATCAATCCCATGCAGCCGGTGGAGCTGGTGATCGACCACTCGGTGCAGGTGGACGCCTACGGCCGCGAGGCGGCACTGCTGATCAACTCCGAGAAGGAGTACGAACGCAACCGCGAGCGCTATGCCTTTCTGCGTTGGGGCCAGCAGGCCTTCGACAATTTCAAGGTGGTGCCGCCGGAGACCGGCATCGTCCATCAGGTCAACCTCGAATACCTGGCCCGCGGTGTGATGGTGGACGCCGGCGATGATCATCCCTTCGCCTATCCGGACACCCTGGTGGGCACCGACTCGCACACCACCATGATCAACGGCCTGGGCATTCTGGGCTGGGGGGTCGGCGGCATCGAGGCCGAGGCGGCGATGCTCGGCCAGCCGATCTCCATGCTGATCCCGCAGGTGGTCGGTTTCCGCATGACCGGCGAGTTGCCGGAGGGAGCGACGGCGACGGACCTGGTGCTGACGGTCACCGAGCAGCTCCGCGCCAAGGGGGTGGTCGGCAAGTTCGTCGAGTTCTTCGGGCCCGGATTGAGTCAGCTTCCGCTGGCGGACCGGGCCACCATCAGCAACATGTCGCCGGAGTATGGCGCCACCTGTGGCCTGTTCCCGGTGGACGACGTGGCGATCGAGTACATGCGCTTCACCGGTCGGCCGCAGGAGGTCGTCGAGCGCACCGAGGTGTACTTCAAGGAGCAGGGCATGTTCCACACCCCGGACAGCCCTGAGGCTGAGTACACGGACACCCTGGAACTGGATCTTTCCACCGTCGAGCCGTCCATGGCGGGCCCCAAGCGGCCGCAGGATCGCATCTTCCTGGGCGCCGTCAAAAATTCCTTCCTCGATGGTTTGGACGATCTGCGGGGCGGCTCGAAGGGTCAATCCAAGGGCAAAGCCGGCAGGCTGAACGTGGTGGACGGCGCGGGCGGCGGCACGGCCGTCGCAGTCGCCGCGCCCAAGGTGCTCGCCGACGGGGCCGTTCAGGTGACCCGCGGCGACGAGACCTTCACGATCACCGACGGCTCCGTCGTGATCGCCGCCATCACCAGTTGCACCAACACCTCCAACCCATCGGTGATGGTGGCCGCCGGCCTGGTGGCAAAAAAAGCCATCGAGCTGGGCCTGGAGGTCAAGCCGTGGGTCAAGACCAGCCTGGCGCCGGGCTCCAAGGTGGTGACTCGCTACCTCGAGGAGGCCGGCCTGATGGACTATCTGGAAGGCCTCAGATTCCACCTGGTGGGCTACGGCTGCACCACCTGCATCGGCAACAGCGGCCCCCTCGATCCGGAAATCTCCGAGGGCATCCACGCCGGTGGCCTGGTGTGCGCTTCGGTGCTCTCCGGCAACCGCAACTTCGAAGGCCGCATCAGCCAGGACGTGCGCGCCAACTACCTGGCCTCGCCGCCGCTGGTGGTGGCCTACGCTTTGGCCGGCCGCATCGACATCGATCTCTACAACGAGCCGCTGGGAACGGATCGCAACGGCGAAGACGTCTTCTTAAAAGACCTCTGGCCTTCCCAGGAAGACATCCGCATCACCGTCGGCGCCGCCCTCCAGGCGGAGATGTTCAAGGACGAGTACGCCAGCGTCTTCGATGGAGACGAGCGCTGGCGTTCGCTGCCGGTGCCGGACGGCGAGACGTACGCCTGGGCGGAAGACTCCACCTATGTCAAGCAGCCGCCCTACTTCGACGGCATGGGCACCGAGCCGGATGCTCTGCCGGAGATCCGCGGTGCCCGGGTGCTGGCACTCCTCGGCGACAGCATTACCACTGACCACATCTCCCCGGCGGGCGCCATCAAGGCCGACAGCCCGGCCGGTAAATACCTCCAGGAGCACGGCGTGGCGCCTAAGGACTTCAATTCCTACGGCTCCCGGCGCGGCAACCACGAGGTGATGATGCGCGGCACCTTCGCCAACATCCGCCTGCGCAACCAGCTCACGCCGGAGATCGAGGGTGGCTGGACTTTGTACCTGCCGGATGGCGAGCCGATGACCATCTTCGACGCCGCCATGAAATACCGCGCCGAGGGCACCCAGCAGATCGTCCTCGCCGGCCGCGAGTACGGCACCGGATCGTCCCGCGACTGGGCCGCCAAGGGGCCGAACCTCCTCGGCGTGCAGGCGGTGATCGCCGTCAGCTACGAGCGCATCCACCGCAGCAACCTGGTGGGCATGGGGTTGGCACCGCTTGAATTCCTGCCGGGCGACTCGCCGGACTCTCTCGGCCTGAACGGTCACGAGCTGTACGACATCGAGGGCCTCGCCGAAGGCGTCGAGTCCAACTTCGCCGGCGGCCGCGAAGTCACCGTCACCGCCCGGCCGGAAGAGGGCGAGGCGATCGAGTTCAAGGCCAAGGTCCGCCTCGACACGCCGCAGGAGATCCAGTACTTCCGCCACGGCGGTATCCTGCACTACGTGCTCAGGCAGTTGCGGGGGTAG
- a CDS encoding YqgE/AlgH family protein: MSENRLELNVPVLLIAMPQVQDPDFERTVILLTVHTEAGSEGLVLNREAPLEIREVLAGLDLHWSGMPDQLAHFGGPVERQIGTVLYGAGPVGPPEASHELLEGLSLTQQVAVLSELSRTPPDRMCLYLGYAGWGEGQLLEEILRNDWLIAPVVPEFVFSPTPSRMWEDALASVGVDPNSLPSWSPVGQGSAN; the protein is encoded by the coding sequence ATGAGCGAAAACCGCCTGGAGTTGAACGTTCCGGTGCTGTTGATCGCCATGCCGCAGGTGCAGGATCCCGACTTCGAGCGCACGGTGATCCTGCTGACGGTCCACACCGAAGCGGGCAGCGAGGGACTGGTCCTCAACCGCGAGGCGCCGCTGGAAATTCGCGAAGTGCTCGCCGGCCTGGATCTTCACTGGAGCGGTATGCCGGACCAACTAGCGCATTTCGGAGGGCCGGTCGAGCGGCAGATCGGTACGGTGCTCTACGGCGCCGGGCCGGTCGGTCCACCGGAGGCCAGCCATGAGCTGCTAGAGGGACTGTCCCTCACCCAGCAGGTGGCGGTCCTGAGCGAACTCTCGCGCACGCCGCCGGATCGGATGTGCCTGTACCTCGGCTACGCCGGCTGGGGCGAAGGCCAACTGCTCGAAGAGATTTTGCGCAACGACTGGCTGATCGCGCCGGTGGTGCCGGAGTTCGTTTTCTCGCCGACCCCGAGCCGGATGTGGGAGGATGCGCTCGCCTCCGTTGGAGTGGATCCGAATTCCCTGCCGAGCTGGTCGCCGGTCGGTCAAGGCAGCGCGAACTGA